The Salvelinus namaycush isolate Seneca chromosome 1, SaNama_1.0, whole genome shotgun sequence genome has a window encoding:
- the LOC120049034 gene encoding serum amyloid A-5 protein-like — protein MKLLLAGLVLTLIVGAQAQWYHFPGEAVQGAKDMWRAYDDMKDANWKNSDKYFHARGNYDAARRGPGGRWAATVISDGRERVQGSSGRGHEDSAADQEANRWGRNGGDPNRYRPNGLPRKY, from the exons ATGAAGCTGCTTCTAGCTGGACTTGTTCTGACCCTTATTGTGGGGGCTCAAGCTCAGTGGTACCACTTCCCTGGTGAAGCTGTTCAAG GTGCTAAAGACATGTGGCGTGCATATGACGACATGAAGGACGCCAACTGGAAAAACTCAGACAAGTACTTTCACGCTCGGGGCAACTATGATGCTGCCAGGAGAGGACCAGGGGGCAGGTGGGCAGCAACAGTCATCAG TGATGGCCGGGAGAGGGTTCAGGGTTCCAGTGGTCGAGGACACGAGGACTCAGCAGCTGACCAGGAGGCTAACCGCTGGGGACGTAATGGAGGGGACCCCAACCGCTACAGACCCAATGGACTCCCAAGGAAATACTGA